A DNA window from Xyrauchen texanus isolate HMW12.3.18 chromosome 6, RBS_HiC_50CHRs, whole genome shotgun sequence contains the following coding sequences:
- the mrpl34 gene encoding 39S ribosomal protein L34, mitochondrial, translating into MNTLRSTCLRFSGSNILFWSNGTHPTVFSCSQQRSISSLILSRTGTDQRTVLQGTLNAKAEGACVFQQPLWHYLQVRTGKRGTEYQPKNIKRKRTHGWIKRISTPSGIEVILRRMLKGRKSLTH; encoded by the exons ATGAACACGTTACGATCAACATGTCTGCGCTTTTCGGGGTCCAACATTTTGTTTTG GAGCAATGGCACACACCCAACTGTGTTTAGCTGCAGTCAACAACGCTCTATCAGTTCTTTGATTCTATCAAGGACAGGAACAGACCAGAGAACTGTCCTGCAAGGAACACTTAATGCCAAAGCAGAAGGAGCCTGTGTTTTCCAGCAACCGCTATGGCACTATCTACAGGTCCGGACAGGCAAACGTGGGACAGAATATCAGCCAAAGAATATCAAACGAAAAAGGACTCATGGTTGGATCAAAAGAATCAGCACTCCGAGTGGCATCGAAGTAATCCTACGGCGAATGCTCAAAGGGCGAAAATCTCTTACGCATTGA
- the LOC127645376 gene encoding anoctamin-8-like: MPSAVLEKLLRGRLFHARQYIMRNKSKITMAPTENCDILMTCPDTTDDHTLLWLLNQIRLGIPQIRIQIRQHKYTHTYAFFITSTFENLLRGAEQMGMQKAVKARYGGGTRRFSCEEDDIYENIESELCFFTSQERQSIIKYWLENLRAKQGEALHNIHFLGGQPIIPELIARGVILQMFPLHDQRILNHLMTSWVQAVCERQPLDDICEYFGVKIAMYFAWLGFYTNSMLYPAVIGFLLWIFAESDQTSQDICCVVFAIFNVVWATLFLERWKRREAELAYKWGTLDTPAESLEEPRPQFRGVKRRSPVTGYEEFFYPPWKRRMFCWFVSLPICILCLCFVCLAMFVCLELQEFVIETKELPSICRFIPKILLAITVTVCDEVYKKIALSLNDLENYRLQSTYDNNLILKTVFFQFINSYLSLFYIGFYLKDMERLKEMLATLLIFRQFLQNIKEVLQPYLYEHHKLGALRPLWDLLHTMLLSYSHLIVQRVRLIFQASVDVKKSGTSPDQSEKTERRSLIASYRVSKTEEADDAGLKQRKVSFTEKVKYKDKVVEVPAQDSLLDDDSPTLVEEGMDPSSIFDMCDDDDDDNVKETGDTVRKLQEPQRRKTKCAGDNPSMDKKVSWMDPPEETGSTVLTQPEIESCMLTYEDTLQDYQEMFIQFGYVVLFSSAFPLAAMCALINNIVEIRSDALKLCSGLQRPFGQRVENIGQWQTAMEAMGLIAIIVNCYLIGQCGQLQRLFPWLSPEMAIVSIVLLEHFAILLKYVIHVAIPDIPNWVVDEMAKLEYQRREALKKHERLAQQHQQQQWRKNEEEEEHQKMAEELARQESDKSNPSGGEDHHHDKSPGTKSSSGGDKIKRPSSLLGNNNVIKLKQIIPIQGKFTSTTSPTSGEAKLPSFLKFLKSPELKKEAAMAAVPAATQGSQEKSQSPSKSFNPGKLFNFGKDNQCTSAAFDQQAKPEDASRATYAQHTNNYQFPSPEELPSSEVEKEETTDSVSNPSKNQ; the protein is encoded by the exons ATGCCTTCGGCAGTATTAG AGAAATTGCTCAGAGGTCGTCTCTTTCATGCCAGACAGTACATAATGAGAAATAAATCCAAGATCACAATGGCTCCCACTGAAAACTGTGATATACTTATGACATGCCCAG ACACCACAGATGACCATACACTGTTATGGTTACTTAACCAAATCCGTCTGGGAATTCCACAAATCAGAATCCAGATTCGGCAGCATAAATACACTCACACCTATGCATTCTTCATTACCTCAACCTTTGAGAA ctTGTTGCGTGGAGCTGAACAGATGGGCATGCAAAAGGCAGTGAAGGCACGTTACGGAGGCGGCACTCGCAGGTTTTCATGTGAGGAGGATGACATCTATGAGAACATAGAGAGTGAGCTGTGTTTCTTCACATCACAG GAGCGTCAGAGTATTATAAAATATTGGTTGGAAAATCTGCGGGCCAAACAGGGCGAGGCACTTCATAACATTCACTTCCTGGGGGGTCAACCAATCA TACCAGAACTAATAGCAAGGGGTGTAATTCTTCAAATGTTTCCCCTTCATGACCAGAGAATTCTGAACCATCTGATGACATCCTGGGTTCAGGCTGTCTGTGAGAGGCAACCCTTAG ATGACATCTGTGAGTATTTTGGGGTGAAGATTGCCATGTACTTCGCATGGTTGGGGTTTTACACCAACTCTATGCTGTACCCAGCAGTGATTGGTTTTCTGCTCTGGATCTTTGCTGAGTCTGATCAG aCAAGTCAGGATATTTGCTGTGTGGTTTTTGCCATTTTCAACGTGGTGTGGGCAACACTGTTCCTGGAGAGATGGAAGCGGCGGGAAGCAGAATTAGCATACAAGTGGGGAACACTGGACACCCCTGCAGAGTCACTGGAGGAACCCCGTCCACAGTTTCGG GGTGTTAAACGGCGCAGTCCTGTGACGGGTTATGAAGAGTTTTTCTACCCACCCTGGAAGAGGAGAATGTTCTGCTGGTTTGTCAGCTTACCCATCTGTATCCTCTGTCTTTGCTTCGTCTGCTTGGCCATGTTTGTTTGCCTGGAACTTCAA gaaTTTGTAATCGAAACGAAAGAGTTGCCAAGCATTTGTAGATTTATTCCAAAAATTCTGCTTGCTATAACGGTTACTGTATGTGATGAAGTGTACAAGAAAATAGCTCTTTCGCTTAATGATCTGG AAAATTACAGACTTCAGAGCACTTATGATAATAATCTCATCCTCAAGACTGTTTTT TTTCAGTTCATAAATTCTTACCTCAGTCTTTTCTACATTGGATTTTATCTCAAAGATATGGAGCGGTTAAAAGAG ATGCTGGCCACATTGTTGATCTTCCGGCAATTTCTGCAAAATATCAAAGAAGTGTTACAGCCGTATCTCTATGAACACCACAAATTAGGGGCTCTGAGGCCATTATGGGACTTACTTCACACCATGCTCTTGAGCTATAGCCATTTGATAGTGCAAAGGGTGCGACTGATTTTCCAAGCCAGTGTAGATGTGAAAAAAAGTGGCACATCTCCAGACCAATCCGAGAAGACAGAAAGGAGAAGTTTGATTGCCAGCTACAGAGTTTCCAAAACAGAGGAAGCTGATGATGCTGGTCTAAAGCAAAGGAAGGTTAGCTTCACTGAGAAAGTGAAATACAAAGACAAGGTTGTGGAAGTACCAGCACAGGACAGCTTACTGGACGATGACAGTCCTACACTTGTAGAGGAAGGAATGGATCCATCCTCAATATTTGATatgtgtgatgatgatgatgatgataatgtcaaGGAAACTGGTGATACTGTGAGGAAACTCCAAGAGCCTCAGAGGAGAAAGACCAAATGTGCAGGAGACAACCCCAGTATGGACAAGAAAGTGTCCTGGATGGACCCTCCAGAGGAGACTGGGTCTACCGTTTTGACCCAACCAGAGATTGAAAGTTGCATGCTAACTTATGAG GATACTCTACAAGATTACCAGGAGATGTTCATACAGTTTGGCTACGTTGTGCTCTTCTCATCTGCCTTTCCTTTGGCGGCCATGTGTGCGCTCATAAATAACATAGTAGAGATACGAAGTGATGCCTTAAAACTTTgctcaggcctccagagacccttTGGACAAAGAGTAGAAAACATTGGACAATGGCAG ACTGCAATGGAGGCTATGGGTCTGATTGCAATTATTGTGAACTGTTACCTTATTGGCCAATGTGGACAGCTACAACGACTCTTCCCCTGGTTGAGCCCAGAAATGGCCATTGTCTCTATTGTATTACTAGAG CACTTTGCCATTCTGCTCAAATATGTAATTCATGTTGCAATTCCTGATATTCCAAACTGGGTGGTAGATGAGATGGCCAAACTTGAATACCAGCGGAGAGAAGCTCTCAAG AAACATGAACGCCTGGCTCAGCAGCACCAGCAGCAGCAATGGAGGAAGAatgaagaagaggaggagcaTCAAAAAATGGCAGAGGAATTGGCACGACAAGAGAGCGACAAGTCAAATCCCAGTGGAGGTGAAGATCATCACCATGATAAAAGCCCAGGAACCAAGTCCAGCTCTGGAGGAGATAAGATTAAGAGACCCAGCTCCCTTTTAGgcaacaataatgtaataaaacttaaacaaataaTCCCCATTCAGGGTAAATTCACCTCCACCACTTCTCCCACAAGTGGTGAGGCCAAACTTCCAAGCTTTCTAAAGTTCCTCAAGTCTCCAGAGTTAAAAAAGGAAGCAGCGATGGCAGCTGTGCCAGCAGCGACACAAGGGAGCCAAGAGAAATCACAGTCTCCTAGCAAGTCATTCAATCCAGGCAAACTGTTCAACTTTGGAAAAGATAATCAGTGTACTAGTGCTGCTTTTGATCAACAAGCTAAACCAGAAGATGCCTCCAGAGCCACTTATGCACAACACACAAataattaccaatttccttcaccAGAAGAGCTTCCATCATCTGAAGTTGAAAAGGAGGAGACCACTGACTCTGTTAGCAATCCTTCAAAAAATCAGTGA
- the LOC127645319 gene encoding plasmalemma vesicle-associated protein-like, which translates to MYNSAYSKTNFGLAAKKIHKSKGKSCGYYMKIVFFFSSLIQSLIIVSLVLFLVYGQPEQTVEEKRLQELDKSVSDLTMQNHVLRENGKNLSKQLNATLTAKLSNDKILGELRKLANTSSATIRIMQSRMGDIDRRMPQPPRPCPPMFCPDPNDNNRRLQTILQQSQEMLKLVKANFTQKIYTMKTELEISNKDKDRYHLEAIGLRRDKAFLQEELNLYEKKCKEDFVASLQGIPNVTKEFLKRIDDLFSKHISFQLSCDKQKNQLEDIRENCSSLSRDVENKLQSYLNIVGNQITKINGENSKYVTENRRLREDADWCNQNRSSMIRENRKILEKNQLQHDEDTERHLLENRKLQGENKLKDDLLSVKEKEINMLNYNIETLNNSLANCKLMRNAFVPNPAGSPNMPYAGGPGLSSTGLGKPNMVWPGTGSTGSGFPSLSGAGSSARWGSTGVTGPFSTSLGGTGTLTTGLGNTGLSGPGSSRTGIAQTGTSGVGGIGPGLTGIGSAGSSAGATGNMGASGTGSTAFSSAGSNAIGMGKPGLGGTGYGPVGSNTPLFGGALGGGRTTAGGTDNQMLNQAQINLHLKELHRYSLPN; encoded by the exons ATGTACAACAGCGCTTATTCGAAGACTAACTTTGGCCTGGCTGCCAAGAAGATACACAAATCAAAGGGCAAGAGCTGTGGTTACTACATGAAAATTGTCTTCTTTTTCTCCTCACTCATCCAGTCATTGATCATTGTAAGTCTAGTGCTCTTTCTGGTCTACGGACAGCCTGAGCAGACCGTAGAAGAGAAGAGGCTGCAAGAGTTAGACAAAAGTGTCAGCGATCTCACTATGCAAAATCATGTTCTCCGTGAGAATGGAAAGAACCTCTCAAAACAGCTGAATGCAACTCTTACTGCAAAGCTGAGCAATGACAAGATTCTGGGTGAATTACGCAAACTGGCAAATACCTCATCTGCAACAATAAGGATAATGCAAAGTAGAATG GGTGACATTGATAGAAGAATGCCTCAACCACCTCGCCCATGTCCTCCAATGTTCTGTCCAGACCCAAATG ACAACAACAGACGTTTACAAACTATTCTCCAGCAGTCACAGGAAATGCTAAAGCTGGTCAAAGCAAACTTTACTCAGAAAATATACACTATGAAAACTGAGTTAGAAATCTCCAACAAGGACAAGGACAGGTATCACTTGGAAGCAATTGGACTAAGGCGAGACAAGGCTTTCCTTCAAGAGGAGCTCAACTTGTATGAAAAGAAATGCAAAGAGGATTTTGTCGCTTCTTTACAAGGAATCCCCAATGTCACCAAAGAATTTCTCAAAAGGATTGATGAccttttttcaaaacacatttctttCCAGTTATCGTGtgataaacaaaaaaatcaactTGAAGACATCCGTGAAAACTGTAGTAGTCTTTCAAGAGATGTTGAGAACAAGCTCCAGTCTTATCTGAACATTGTAGGGAAccagattacaaaaataaatggtgAAAACTCCAAATATGTGACAGAGAACAGACGCCTGAGAGAGGACGCTGATTGGTGCAATCAGAATCGTAGTAGCATGATTCGGGAGAATCGCAAGATTCTTGAGAAGAATCAGCTACAGCATGACGAAGACACTGAGCGACATCTACTGGAGAATAGAAAACTACAAGGAGAGAACAAGCTGAAAGATGACCTGCTTTcagtgaaagaaaaagaaataaatatgcTCAATTACAACATTGAGACACTCAATAATTCACTTGCCAACTGTAAG CTAATGCGAAATGCATTTGTGCCAAACCCTGCTGGCTCACCAAACATGCCGTATGCTGGAGGACCTGGTCTGAGTTCTACAGGATTGGGCAAACCAAACATGGTCTGGCCAGGGACTGGCTCCACTGGATCAGGATTTCCCAGTCTTAGTGGTGCAGGATCAAGTGCAAGATGGGGCAGTACAGGTGTGACAGGACCATTTAGTACATCTCTAGGGGGAACAGGGACTCTAACGACCGGACTGGGTAACACAGGATTAAGTGGGCCAGGATCAAGTAGGACAGGTATAGCCCAGACAGGAACAAGTGGTGTGGGTGGGATAGGACCAGGATTGACAGGAATTGGCAGTGCTGGATCTAGTGCAGGTGCAACTGGAAATATGGGAGCAAGTGGAACAGGGTCAACCGCATTCAGCAGTGCAGGATCAAATGCAATAGGGATGGGAAAACCAGGATTAGGAGGTACAGGTTATGGCCCTGTAGGGTCTAACACACCTTTATTTGGAGGAGCTCTTGGAGGAGGAAGAACAACAGCAGGTGGGACTGACAATCAAATGTTAAACCAAG CACAGATAAATCTCCATTTAAAGGAGCTTCATCGTTATTCACTTCCAAATTGA